In Thioalkalivibrio paradoxus ARh 1, the following are encoded in one genomic region:
- a CDS encoding ATP-grasp domain-containing protein, protein MPVSDSPDPLHIFVVGLDAFHLAQLCSLPGANEYAFHPLFTHRQLKCGERFPVRELLDRGRRRLQEFPGRVGAVVGYWDFPVSTVLPILRAEVGLPGPTLESVLKCEHKYWSRLEQARVVPEHIPAFCAVDPFAPQPLSQVTLDFPFWIKPVKSVLSHLGFLVRDADEFRAAIARIRSGIRRFGDPFNELLDHATLPPEIRSIDGNHCIAESLISTGRQCTLEGYSWHGDVQIYGTVDSLREGRAGSSFSRYEYPSTLPEPVQRHMGEIAARVIRQVGYDDAPFNIEFYWDEDRDRIWLLEINCRISKSHAPLFQMVDGCYHHQVMIDLGLGRRPRMPSRQGRFACAAKFMLRRYEDARVVRVPTEAEIEAIESAFPGVVIEIEVTEGMQLAELRFQDSYSYEVAVVFVGAESHAALEQIYQQVLAQLPLQFAGVNESEAGTKVGENA, encoded by the coding sequence ATGCCCGTTTCCGACAGTCCCGACCCGCTCCACATCTTCGTGGTGGGTCTCGACGCGTTCCACCTGGCGCAGTTGTGCAGCCTTCCCGGTGCCAACGAGTACGCGTTCCATCCACTGTTCACGCATCGGCAGCTCAAGTGCGGCGAGCGGTTCCCGGTCCGGGAGCTCCTGGATCGGGGCCGTCGCCGCCTGCAGGAGTTCCCCGGCCGGGTGGGCGCGGTGGTCGGCTACTGGGATTTCCCGGTCAGCACCGTGCTGCCGATCCTGCGCGCCGAAGTCGGGCTGCCCGGCCCCACGCTGGAGTCGGTGCTGAAGTGCGAACACAAGTACTGGAGCCGCCTGGAACAGGCGCGGGTGGTGCCCGAACATATCCCGGCCTTCTGTGCTGTGGATCCGTTTGCGCCCCAGCCGCTCTCCCAGGTGACGCTGGATTTTCCTTTCTGGATCAAACCCGTGAAGTCGGTGCTCTCGCACCTCGGTTTCCTGGTCCGCGATGCCGATGAGTTCCGCGCTGCGATCGCACGCATTCGGTCCGGGATCCGCCGCTTCGGCGACCCCTTCAACGAGCTGCTCGACCACGCGACGCTGCCGCCCGAGATTCGATCGATCGATGGCAACCACTGCATCGCCGAGTCGCTGATCTCGACCGGCCGGCAGTGCACGCTGGAGGGCTATTCCTGGCACGGCGACGTGCAGATCTACGGTACGGTCGACTCCCTGCGTGAGGGCCGGGCGGGGTCGTCGTTCTCGCGCTACGAGTATCCGTCGACGCTGCCCGAGCCAGTGCAGCGGCATATGGGCGAGATTGCGGCTCGGGTGATCCGGCAGGTCGGCTACGACGATGCGCCGTTCAATATCGAGTTCTACTGGGACGAGGATCGTGACCGGATCTGGCTTCTGGAGATCAATTGCCGGATCTCCAAATCGCATGCGCCGCTGTTTCAGATGGTCGACGGCTGTTACCACCACCAGGTCATGATCGACCTGGGGCTCGGCCGGCGCCCGCGGATGCCGAGCCGGCAGGGCCGTTTCGCCTGTGCCGCGAAGTTCATGCTGCGGCGCTACGAGGATGCACGGGTGGTGCGTGTCCCCACCGAGGCCGAGATCGAGGCCATCGAGTCGGCGTTCCCCGGTGTGGTGATCGAGATCGAGGTGACCGAGGGGATGCAGCTTGCCGAACTGCGCTTCCAGGACAGCTACAGCTACGAGGTGGCCGTGGTCTTCGTGGGCGCCGAAAGCCATGCGGCACTGGAGCAGATCTACCAGCAAGTGCTCGCCCAGCTGCCGCTGCAGTTCGCCGGGGTGAATGAATCCGAGGCCGGTACGAAGGTGGGAGAAAACGCATGA
- a CDS encoding RT0821/Lpp0805 family surface protein, translating into MQGKIFASLLLAAGVALPGCATYQVPQEQVGMVIGGVLGGVLGRQIGAGTGRDAAIIAGTLAGAAIGGAVGRTMDDMDRLRTAQTLESVRTGVSTAWVNPDSGVQYQVTPTRTFEAATGPCREYTVDAMIGGRVEQVYGTACRQPDGSWRVLE; encoded by the coding sequence ATGCAAGGCAAGATTTTCGCCTCCCTTCTGTTGGCCGCGGGTGTCGCCTTGCCCGGCTGCGCCACGTATCAGGTGCCTCAGGAACAGGTGGGTATGGTGATCGGCGGTGTGTTGGGTGGTGTGCTCGGCCGACAAATCGGTGCGGGCACTGGGCGCGACGCGGCGATCATTGCAGGTACGCTGGCGGGCGCGGCCATCGGTGGCGCGGTCGGCCGGACCATGGATGATATGGACCGGCTCAGGACCGCGCAGACACTGGAAAGCGTCCGCACGGGCGTATCGACCGCCTGGGTCAACCCGGACTCGGGGGTTCAGTACCAGGTCACCCCTACGCGGACCTTTGAAGCCGCTACGGGTCCGTGTCGGGAATACACGGTCGATGCGATGATCGGCGGGCGTGTCGAACAGGTCTACGGCACCGCCTGCCGCCAGCCCGATGGTAGCTGGCGCGTGCTTGAGTGA
- a CDS encoding FAD-dependent oxidoreductase, which yields MAQDNGNDERIAILGAGISGLSLGWLLSKIGKRVTLFEATDRIGGLARTFEWHGIPCDIAPHRLYTRDRELIGMIGALVPLREHRRNSRILMRDRVVQDPINPIELLLRFDRRTGARLLWGYLTRPNLPEDSFESLALNRYGRGLYDVFFEPYTRKMFGVPPSRISVAWGREKLRSSGLLDAIRRRSKTFFSTFHYPAEGGYGRIAEAMHARIHGDVRLEAGVTGIERTGNRVTAVVYRRAGAMHRFECDRVFSTLPASVLGRMLGEEIPLRFRHIQLVYLYVKRPRVMPYQWVYFGDADVVINRMAEFRNFHDPSSGGDGTVLCAEVTADTSRPVEDVLAALERYRLLDRSEVDDVLVLPESFGYPVYDRGFEVAKTQAEAAFSRYGNLHRVGRNAEFRHIEVDEDLESAIEMVRTLYPGAQLRI from the coding sequence ATGGCACAAGACAACGGTAACGACGAGCGGATTGCGATCCTTGGCGCAGGGATCTCGGGTCTCAGCCTTGGCTGGTTGCTCTCGAAAATCGGCAAGCGGGTCACCCTGTTCGAGGCGACGGATCGCATCGGTGGGCTGGCCCGAACGTTCGAATGGCATGGCATACCCTGCGACATTGCCCCTCATCGGCTGTATACCCGGGATCGAGAGCTGATCGGCATGATCGGGGCGCTGGTTCCGTTGCGCGAGCATCGCCGCAACAGCCGGATCTTGATGCGAGACAGGGTGGTCCAGGATCCGATCAACCCGATCGAACTGTTGTTGCGGTTCGACCGGCGTACGGGTGCCCGGCTGTTGTGGGGCTACCTGACGCGTCCCAACCTGCCCGAGGACTCGTTCGAGTCACTGGCCCTGAACCGCTACGGCAGAGGACTGTACGACGTCTTCTTCGAGCCCTATACGCGCAAGATGTTCGGTGTTCCCCCGAGCCGGATATCGGTGGCCTGGGGCCGGGAAAAGCTGCGCTCCTCGGGGCTTCTCGATGCCATCCGCCGCAGATCCAAGACCTTCTTCAGCACCTTTCATTACCCGGCAGAAGGTGGCTACGGGCGCATCGCCGAAGCAATGCATGCGCGGATCCACGGTGACGTCAGGTTGGAAGCTGGCGTCACCGGTATCGAGCGCACCGGGAATCGGGTGACGGCTGTGGTCTACCGGCGGGCGGGGGCCATGCATCGATTCGAATGCGACCGCGTGTTCAGCACCCTCCCTGCGAGTGTGCTTGGTCGCATGCTGGGGGAGGAGATTCCGCTGCGCTTCCGTCACATCCAGCTGGTCTACCTGTACGTGAAGCGGCCGCGGGTCATGCCCTATCAGTGGGTGTATTTCGGCGATGCCGATGTGGTGATCAACCGCATGGCCGAATTCCGCAACTTCCATGATCCATCCTCCGGTGGGGACGGCACGGTGTTGTGCGCCGAGGTGACCGCCGACACATCCCGGCCCGTCGAGGACGTGCTGGCGGCCCTGGAGCGCTACCGCCTGCTGGACCGATCCGAGGTCGACGACGTACTCGTGCTGCCGGAGAGCTTCGGCTATCCGGTCTACGACCGAGGGTTCGAAGTCGCGAAGACACAGGCCGAGGCGGCCTTCAGCCGGTACGGGAACCTGCATCGCGTGGGACGCAACGCGGAATTCCGCCACATCGAGGTCGATGAGGACCTGGAGTCCGCGATCGAGATGGTGCGGACACTCTACCCCGGGGCACAGCTGCGCATATGA
- the mtnC gene encoding acireductone synthase gives MLKPVDCVVMDIEGTTTAIEFVTQTLYPYARARMPDFIRRRRGEPEVAAIMDEVRQIANVWNDEAVVTCLCAWMDADRKVTPLKTLQGLIWEEGYRRGDLVSHLYPDVLPALRAWHARGVRLYIYSSGSVLAQRLIYGHTVDGDLGPLVSGYFDTRVGHKRDTASYRRIAEAIGTRPQRILFLSDVRQELDAARDAGYQTVWLVRSGAPALAAAHRRAARFDQIPL, from the coding sequence GTGCTCAAACCTGTCGACTGCGTGGTGATGGACATCGAGGGAACCACCACGGCCATCGAGTTCGTGACCCAAACCCTGTATCCCTATGCCCGCGCGCGGATGCCGGACTTCATCCGGCGCCGGCGCGGCGAACCCGAGGTCGCGGCGATCATGGACGAAGTCCGCCAGATCGCGAACGTGTGGAACGACGAGGCGGTAGTGACCTGTCTCTGTGCCTGGATGGATGCCGATCGCAAAGTCACGCCGCTGAAGACCCTGCAGGGGCTGATCTGGGAGGAGGGCTATCGCCGCGGCGACCTGGTCAGCCACCTGTACCCGGACGTGCTGCCGGCCTTGCGCGCCTGGCATGCGCGCGGGGTCCGGCTCTACATTTACTCCTCCGGCTCGGTCCTCGCGCAGCGCCTGATTTACGGTCATACCGTGGACGGTGACCTCGGCCCGCTGGTCTCGGGCTATTTCGACACCCGTGTTGGGCACAAGCGCGACACAGCATCGTACCGGCGCATCGCCGAGGCCATTGGCACCCGGCCGCAGCGTATCCTGTTCCTGTCGGACGTTCGACAGGAACTCGATGCCGCCCGCGACGCCGGTTACCAGACGGTCTGGCTGGTGCGCTCGGGAGCGCCGGCGCTGGCTGCGGCCCATCGGCGCGCTGCGCGCTTCGACCAGATCCCACTTTGA
- a CDS encoding DUF2189 domain-containing protein, translating to MVDDLMKRRYPGDPGEIRPRQTLDNGTPPVRQISAGHPLRWLAAGWRDIWRAPASLLHGVLVSIVGLAILWYTWDQPWVAMAAISGFLLVGPALAVGVNELARRLEQGDRHGLGIGQCLAAIPALGGSLWLFAALLAGLFIVWAGFMTLWIGVMNVGNLGMPASLGELFEVMLGTTQGVLSLVGVVVAGGVLALVAFAVGVVTVPAMLDRRMGLVGAIAISLKAFARNRVAMLVWAALVTTLFGLSVLTALIALIVVFPWLGFAMWHGYRDLVVADRGTQAPD from the coding sequence ATGGTGGACGATCTGATGAAGCGACGCTACCCGGGAGACCCCGGTGAAATCCGGCCGCGCCAGACCTTGGACAACGGCACTCCGCCTGTTCGCCAGATTTCGGCAGGGCATCCGTTGCGATGGCTGGCAGCCGGGTGGCGAGACATCTGGCGGGCTCCCGCATCCTTGCTGCACGGCGTGTTGGTGTCGATCGTTGGGCTGGCGATCCTCTGGTACACCTGGGACCAGCCCTGGGTGGCAATGGCGGCAATCTCCGGGTTTCTGCTGGTGGGGCCGGCACTGGCCGTGGGAGTGAACGAGCTCGCCCGCCGTCTGGAACAGGGAGACCGTCACGGGCTGGGTATCGGCCAATGCCTGGCCGCGATCCCGGCGCTTGGCGGATCGTTGTGGTTGTTTGCCGCGCTTCTCGCCGGCCTGTTCATCGTTTGGGCAGGGTTCATGACCCTCTGGATCGGGGTGATGAACGTCGGCAACCTCGGTATGCCGGCCAGCCTGGGAGAGCTGTTCGAAGTGATGCTGGGGACCACGCAGGGAGTCCTTTCCCTGGTTGGCGTGGTCGTTGCCGGAGGCGTACTGGCGCTGGTCGCTTTCGCAGTGGGCGTCGTCACGGTGCCCGCGATGCTGGATCGCCGCATGGGGCTGGTCGGTGCGATCGCGATCAGTCTGAAGGCATTTGCACGGAATCGTGTCGCGATGCTGGTTTGGGCCGCACTGGTTACCACATTGTTTGGCCTCTCGGTGCTCACAGCCCTGATCGCGCTGATCGTCGTTTTCCCATGGCTCGGGTTCGCAATGTGGCACGGATACCGCGATCTCGTGGTGGCCGATAGGGGAACACAAGCACCAGACTAG
- a CDS encoding glycosyltransferase codes for MTTPRFSVLLPVFNHARYVGQAIDSVLQQTTSDLELLIVDDASSDSSWDVVNGFQDPRIRAARHERNQGAHATLNELLRLARGQWIAILNSDDLFHPQRLEVCGERLEASGADLVGSDITLIDAHGQPVAGHWWVDAFARLKDCLTTTGDWTATLLEGNVFMSTSNFVFTRSLALDLQGFRDFSYVLDYDFLLRALLLGRRLDWVASPLLSYRLHGDNTIGGDPMRANLECARLLRELSPDLIAGDDAVRALRLEHLVSQWQRVERYIGEIAAAQRHEALVAKENELIPLIRDRDDWIAQRDQWIAEREGWIAERDVWIQDRDRWIEERDAKIVEQHLRIDALRLQRTRRIEEAEALRAEVARLNRNPVLRLARAAAAPFRWVRRHWPAVRAGQGPLIKVRGFPELRGYIAPRLTRVSCVSFDVFDTLLARCIEPPEDLHRRVATLLARQVEGVTVATVLAARAAVEHRLRQQASQDGLDHECHYDPLIEGWITDLAGHADPDLIELVQRTERELEILALAAKPGARDTLEWLRRSGVRVIAVSDMYLSHDHLVELLEHCGLGSYIDRVYVSSEFGLGKYTGRLHRKVLEVEGLAPQDIIHVGDNLISDMNVPTQLGMTGVFLDEREERLRRRRQTLSSEMACRGGIWPGRRLFEIVEFRMGQCPAYQQARHDSYFEYGAHILGPAFGTFFLGLARQIEKIRPERIYFLARDGFLFQRMYERWRELETRDTEAWPEPTYLYASRRVVATASVADGLTPEQAIVAFYNPKQQGLQSLFKTFGLPPEEFAGTAVRHGFVELDEPLEDWHDPRLLSFLEDREVQDRIRTHGIRARDRLQRYFAEHGFFDSTRVALVDIGWNGTIQKFLEDSFSSRPDFPELHGWYFAFVGQMHGDFGAGERIQGIMFDQRRNDPYERAVMEFEELFEQGARSAEGTTLGYQSDGEGRVHPVLKEDSAPDRQDEISCNPLIERFQQGVLTHLEHFHAAWRLTGYDFDQIRPYTLALVERAVIHPTREEVALISRLAHTEDFGHDALLALGPGTVRRRDLLRPRALVDKLRRMAWPQGAMASQRVPLANLALRGLQFLRIRRRIAQ; via the coding sequence ATGACAACGCCCCGATTCAGTGTGCTGCTCCCGGTATTCAATCATGCCCGCTACGTGGGGCAGGCCATCGACAGCGTCCTGCAGCAGACGACATCGGACCTCGAACTGCTGATCGTCGACGATGCGTCGTCCGATAGCAGCTGGGACGTCGTCAACGGATTTCAGGATCCAAGGATTCGTGCGGCCCGGCACGAACGCAACCAGGGGGCACACGCGACCCTGAACGAATTGCTGCGCCTGGCCAGGGGACAATGGATCGCGATCCTCAACTCTGACGATCTCTTTCACCCGCAGCGTCTCGAGGTCTGCGGCGAACGGCTCGAGGCGTCTGGGGCGGACCTGGTCGGCAGCGACATTACGTTGATCGATGCCCACGGCCAGCCCGTCGCCGGGCATTGGTGGGTGGACGCATTCGCCAGGCTCAAGGACTGCCTCACCACAACGGGCGACTGGACCGCCACGCTGCTCGAAGGCAACGTCTTCATGAGCACTTCGAACTTCGTGTTTACGCGCTCGCTGGCGCTGGATCTGCAGGGCTTTCGGGACTTCTCGTACGTGCTCGACTACGACTTCCTGCTGCGCGCATTGCTGCTGGGCAGGCGGCTCGATTGGGTCGCATCCCCCCTGCTTTCCTACCGGCTTCACGGCGACAACACCATCGGCGGTGATCCGATGCGTGCCAACCTGGAATGTGCCCGTCTGCTCCGTGAGCTGTCGCCTGACCTGATCGCGGGTGACGATGCGGTCCGGGCGCTGCGGCTCGAACACCTGGTCTCGCAGTGGCAGCGCGTCGAGCGCTACATCGGCGAGATTGCCGCAGCGCAACGTCATGAAGCGCTGGTCGCCAAGGAAAACGAGCTGATCCCGTTGATTCGGGACCGCGATGACTGGATTGCGCAACGGGACCAGTGGATCGCCGAGCGCGAAGGCTGGATCGCCGAGCGTGACGTCTGGATCCAGGACCGGGATCGCTGGATCGAGGAACGCGACGCGAAAATCGTCGAACAGCATCTTCGGATCGACGCCCTGCGCCTGCAGCGCACGCGCAGGATCGAAGAGGCAGAGGCACTGAGGGCCGAAGTCGCTCGCCTGAACAGAAACCCGGTATTGCGGCTGGCCCGCGCCGCGGCTGCCCCGTTCCGCTGGGTACGCCGTCATTGGCCCGCGGTGCGCGCAGGCCAGGGGCCGCTGATCAAGGTCCGTGGATTCCCCGAGTTGCGCGGCTATATCGCCCCCCGCCTCACCCGCGTGAGCTGCGTCTCCTTCGATGTCTTCGATACCCTTCTCGCTCGCTGCATCGAGCCGCCCGAGGACCTGCACCGGAGAGTGGCCACCCTGCTGGCCCGGCAGGTCGAGGGTGTGACCGTCGCCACTGTTCTGGCAGCCCGCGCAGCCGTCGAGCATCGCCTGAGACAACAGGCGTCACAGGATGGACTCGACCACGAGTGCCATTACGATCCCCTGATCGAAGGCTGGATCACTGACCTGGCAGGCCATGCCGACCCCGACCTGATCGAACTCGTCCAGCGTACCGAACGCGAACTGGAAATCCTGGCGCTTGCCGCGAAGCCGGGCGCCCGGGACACACTGGAGTGGTTGCGCCGGAGCGGCGTGCGTGTGATCGCGGTGTCGGACATGTACTTGAGCCACGATCACCTCGTCGAATTGCTCGAACACTGTGGTCTCGGCTCGTACATCGATCGCGTTTATGTTTCATCGGAATTCGGTCTCGGGAAATACACCGGACGCCTGCATCGCAAGGTGCTCGAGGTCGAGGGGCTGGCGCCGCAGGACATCATCCACGTGGGCGACAACCTGATCTCGGACATGAACGTGCCAACCCAGCTCGGGATGACTGGCGTCTTCCTGGACGAGCGCGAGGAGCGCCTGCGCCGCCGGCGTCAGACGTTGTCGAGCGAGATGGCATGTCGCGGAGGCATATGGCCAGGGCGCAGGCTGTTCGAGATCGTCGAATTCCGGATGGGCCAATGCCCGGCTTACCAGCAGGCCCGCCATGACTCCTATTTCGAGTACGGTGCCCACATCCTCGGCCCCGCCTTCGGCACCTTTTTCCTCGGCCTTGCCCGGCAAATCGAGAAGATTCGCCCCGAGCGCATCTACTTTCTGGCCCGCGACGGCTTCCTGTTCCAGCGCATGTACGAGCGATGGCGGGAACTGGAGACACGCGACACGGAGGCCTGGCCCGAACCGACGTACCTGTACGCTTCCCGCCGGGTCGTCGCGACTGCCTCGGTGGCCGATGGGCTGACACCAGAACAGGCGATCGTCGCATTCTACAACCCGAAACAGCAGGGCCTGCAGTCGTTGTTCAAGACTTTCGGCCTCCCTCCGGAGGAGTTTGCCGGCACGGCGGTTCGGCACGGCTTCGTCGAGCTCGACGAGCCCCTCGAGGACTGGCATGACCCCCGACTGTTGTCCTTCCTCGAAGACCGCGAGGTGCAGGATCGCATCCGGACCCACGGGATCCGGGCCCGCGACCGGCTACAGCGATATTTCGCCGAGCACGGGTTCTTCGACTCGACACGGGTGGCTCTCGTCGACATCGGCTGGAATGGCACGATCCAGAAGTTCCTCGAGGACAGTTTCTCGAGCCGGCCCGATTTTCCCGAACTCCACGGATGGTACTTCGCGTTCGTCGGGCAGATGCATGGCGATTTCGGTGCCGGCGAGAGGATACAGGGGATCATGTTCGATCAGCGCCGCAACGACCCCTACGAACGCGCCGTCATGGAATTCGAGGAACTGTTCGAGCAGGGCGCGCGCTCCGCCGAGGGGACGACACTCGGCTACCAAAGCGACGGAGAAGGCCGCGTGCACCCGGTCCTGAAGGAAGACTCGGCACCCGACCGGCAGGACGAGATCTCCTGCAACCCGCTGATCGAACGATTCCAGCAAGGGGTCCTGACCCACCTGGAGCATTTTCACGCCGCCTGGCGGCTGACCGGGTATGACTTCGACCAGATCAGGCCCTACACGCTGGCGCTGGTCGAACGCGCGGTCATTCACCCAACCCGAGAAGAGGTGGCATTGATCAGCCGGCTCGCGCATACGGAAGACTTCGGACACGATGCCTTGCTCGCGCTGGGTCCGGGCACCGTACGCCGCCGCGATCTGCTACGACCTCGGGCGCTGGTCGACAAACTCAGACGCATGGCCTGGCCGCAAGGCGCGATGGCCAGCCAGAGGGTCCCGCTTGCGAACCTGGCACTCCGGGGCCTGCAATTTCTCAGGATTCGACGGCGAATAGCGCAATGA
- a CDS encoding glycosyltransferase, with translation MVRPSIAGQLNRGGIPAHCIPVGRALCCRRPRLGRYPVAVTGAGHDRCWTPVRNGSTPAPFWGHCTPREPNARMLQPRRSQGSIVRVVGSNGGGRDNVRRSACSLPIHAARCGCVRVHGNPSRLALMSQFPRVTVVVRTRNRPEMLSDALRSVGRQGVRDIELIVVNDGGQDVEALVQRHARQAGLQYHYLVPARHLGRAGAANAGLDAASGEYLCLLDDDDWFLPDHLGALVPVLDARPEVPAAYSNVEVVRRNGDHWDTVDIFAHPFDSLRLAYENFMPIHSVLFRRHLIDGGHCRFPDLDAYEDWAFWLQAARLGPFVHVDRTTACYRVGHGGGFGHAAELPEAAEIRSQLLPFVRWARHQWSDEHLVELVARASAHAASARDFGAALCAHGEGRGSDAVGGLAVHHANTFGSGIVGHAGRKAATALRGLRRLIAGLADRR, from the coding sequence ATGGTGCGGCCGAGTATCGCCGGACAGTTGAACCGTGGCGGAATCCCGGCGCATTGCATCCCGGTCGGGCGGGCGCTATGTTGCCGACGCCCGCGGCTTGGTCGGTACCCTGTGGCGGTGACAGGCGCGGGACACGACCGGTGCTGGACGCCTGTGCGGAACGGGAGTACGCCGGCGCCGTTCTGGGGGCATTGCACGCCCCGGGAACCGAACGCGCGCATGCTCCAGCCCCGTCGCTCGCAGGGTTCGATAGTGCGGGTAGTTGGGTCGAACGGCGGCGGGCGCGATAATGTGAGGCGCAGTGCCTGCTCGTTGCCGATCCACGCGGCTCGCTGCGGCTGCGTAAGGGTCCACGGCAATCCATCGAGGCTGGCACTGATGTCGCAATTCCCGCGGGTGACGGTTGTTGTCCGTACCCGAAATCGTCCGGAGATGCTGTCTGACGCGCTCCGTTCGGTAGGCCGGCAGGGCGTTCGGGATATCGAGCTGATCGTCGTGAACGACGGCGGCCAGGACGTCGAGGCGTTGGTCCAACGCCATGCCCGGCAAGCGGGTCTCCAATATCATTACCTCGTGCCAGCCCGGCACCTTGGGCGGGCTGGTGCCGCGAATGCGGGACTGGATGCAGCCAGCGGCGAATACCTCTGCCTGCTCGATGACGATGACTGGTTTCTCCCGGATCACTTGGGGGCCCTGGTCCCGGTGCTCGATGCGCGGCCCGAAGTGCCGGCCGCCTACAGCAATGTCGAGGTGGTTCGCCGTAACGGCGACCACTGGGATACCGTCGACATCTTTGCCCATCCGTTCGATTCGCTACGCCTGGCCTACGAGAATTTCATGCCCATTCACTCGGTCCTGTTCCGACGCCATTTGATTGACGGCGGTCATTGCCGCTTCCCTGATCTCGATGCCTACGAGGATTGGGCTTTCTGGCTACAGGCGGCGCGCCTCGGGCCGTTTGTGCACGTGGATCGCACGACCGCATGTTATCGCGTGGGTCACGGTGGCGGCTTTGGTCATGCAGCGGAGCTTCCGGAAGCAGCGGAGATCCGGTCGCAACTGTTGCCGTTCGTGCGTTGGGCGCGGCACCAATGGTCCGACGAACACCTGGTCGAACTGGTCGCGAGGGCGAGCGCACACGCAGCCAGCGCACGCGACTTCGGTGCGGCTCTGTGCGCGCACGGCGAGGGGCGGGGTTCTGATGCCGTGGGCGGGCTTGCCGTGCACCACGCCAATACCTTCGGCAGCGGCATCGTGGGCCATGCGGGCCGGAAAGCTGCGACCGCGTTGCGGGGGTTGCGAAGGCTGATCGCCGGTCTGGCGGATCGACGTTGA